The Geobacter metallireducens GS-15 region TGCAGAACGAGGTGCGGGAAAAGGAGAGGATCGCCAACAACCTTCCCAAGCTGAAGCGCGAGTATCAGCAACTGCAGAAGGATCTCGACCTGGCCCTCACCGAACTGCCGAACCAGAAAGAGATACCCTCCCTACTGACCGGCATCACCAGTGTCGGCAAGAGCGCGGGTAACGACTTCCTTCTCTTTAGGCCGAAACCTGAAGTTTCCAAGGACTTCTATGCCGAAGTGCCGGTTGATATCTCCATTTCCGGCACCTTCCACAGCGTTGCCAATTTCTTCACCGCCGTGGGAAAGCTGCCGAGGATCGTCAATATCACCGATGTCTCCTTTGCAGACATTAAGCAGGCGGGAGGCAAGACCAGCGTCAAAGTGAACTGTCTCGCCACGACGTTCCGTTTCCTCGACAAGAAAGAGACCAAGGATGACAAGAAGAAATAGCACCAGCATGCTCCTCCTTGCCGCAGCGGCCTCACTGGTCCTGGCGTGCGGAGGGTGCAAAAAGGCCGAAGAGAGTCCCCCGCCGGCCCCCCCCGCGAAACCGGCCAACCCGGTCAAGCCTCCCGTGCAGGCTCAGGCCTCGTCAGCCCAATCCGTGGCAAGTGTTAATCCGTCACTGGATTTTTCCGGCCGCAAAGATCCCTTCAAGCCGTTCATTCAACCCAAGGCCGAGAAACCGGCCGCTGCCAGCGGCTCCATTCCCGCCGCCGGCGCACTTCCCATCCAGGGCTATCCGGTGGAGCAGTTCAAAGTCTCCGGCATCATTGCCGGATTCAAGGAAAACAAGGCTCTTATCGTCGACCCAGCCGGCAAGGGATACGTGGTCAAGGCAGGGATGAAAATGGGCAACAACAATGGCGTGATAATGAGAATCACCCCGTCATACCTTGAAGTTGCTGAACGCGTCAGGAACGACGTCACCGGCAAAATAAGCCGGCGGTTGGTGAAACTCGCCCTGCCAAAGAAAAACTAACAGGCTGCCAAGGAGACTCCCCATGAGAATCCAACTCACAATATCCCGCAACCTTGCCTTTCTGTCCCTGTTGGGCGCGTTGTGCGGCTGTGCCGCCACTAACGCCTCCGTTATGGGCGACAAGGAGACGAGCCAGTCCTCGGCTCCGGTGATCCGGGACATCCGCGTTACGGGGGAG contains the following coding sequences:
- a CDS encoding type 4a pilus biogenesis protein PilO; the protein is MDPRIEKLLKLPKKQKIALLVAILLFEGAALYWGLFLPRQTELKELRGRLEGLQNEVREKERIANNLPKLKREYQQLQKDLDLALTELPNQKEIPSLLTGITSVGKSAGNDFLLFRPKPEVSKDFYAEVPVDISISGTFHSVANFFTAVGKLPRIVNITDVSFADIKQAGGKTSVKVNCLATTFRFLDKKETKDDKKK
- a CDS encoding pilus assembly protein PilP, yielding MTRRNSTSMLLLAAAASLVLACGGCKKAEESPPPAPPAKPANPVKPPVQAQASSAQSVASVNPSLDFSGRKDPFKPFIQPKAEKPAAASGSIPAAGALPIQGYPVEQFKVSGIIAGFKENKALIVDPAGKGYVVKAGMKMGNNNGVIMRITPSYLEVAERVRNDVTGKISRRLVKLALPKKN